In Streptomyces sp. NBC_01426, one genomic interval encodes:
- a CDS encoding Fur family transcriptional regulator has product MSDLLGRLRGRGWRMTSQRRVVAEVLDGDHVHLTADEVHARAVERLPEISRATVYNALGELVVLGEVRELSTDGRAKRYDPNAHHPHHHLVCSGCGTIRDVHPTGSPLSDLPAEERFGFSVSAVEVTYRGLCPSCA; this is encoded by the coding sequence ATGAGTGACCTGCTGGGGCGACTGCGGGGGCGTGGCTGGAGGATGACCTCCCAGCGGCGTGTCGTGGCGGAGGTACTCGATGGTGATCACGTGCACCTGACGGCCGACGAGGTGCACGCCCGCGCGGTGGAGCGGCTGCCCGAGATCTCGCGGGCGACCGTCTACAACGCCCTCGGTGAGCTGGTGGTCCTGGGCGAGGTCAGGGAACTGTCCACCGACGGACGAGCGAAGCGCTACGACCCCAACGCGCACCACCCGCACCACCACCTGGTGTGCTCCGGCTGCGGGACCATCCGCGACGTCCATCCGACCGGCAGTCCCCTGTCCGACCTCCCCGCGGAGGAGCGGTTCGGGTTCTCCGTCTCCGCGGTGGAGGTCACCTACCGCGGCCTGTGCCCTTCCTGCGCGTAG
- the katG gene encoding catalase/peroxidase HPI: MSENHDAIVVDAKTNEGGGGCPVAHERAAHPTQGGGNRQWWPERLNLKILAKNPAVANPLGEEFDYAEAFNNLDLAAVKRDIAAVLTDSQDWWPADFGNYGPFMIRMAWHSAGTYRISDGRGGAGAGQQRFAPLNSWPDNGNLDKARRLLWPVKKKYGQNISWADLMILTGNVALESMGFETFGFAGGRADVWEPDEDVYWGPETTWLDDERYTGDRELENPLGAVQMGLIYVNPEGPNGTPDPLAAARDIRETFRRMAMNDEETVALIAGGHTFGKTHGAGPADHVGNDPEAASIEQQGLGWSNTFGTGKGGDTITSGLEGIWTNTPVTWDNTFFDILFGYEWELFKSPAGAHQWRPKDNGGAGTVPDAHDASKSHAPTMLTTDLSLRVDPAYEQISRRFHENPAAFADAFARAWFKLTHRDMGPVVRYLGPEVPSETLLWQDPLPSVTHALVDADDVADLKRRVLASDLSVSALVSAAWASASSFRGSDKRGGANGARVRLEPQSGWEVNNPDELATVLRTLEGVRETFNSARSGGKQVSLADLIVLAGGAAVEQAAKNAGFDVRVPFTPGRVDASQEQTDVESFAALEPTADGFRNYLGKGNRLPAEYLLIDRANLLTLSAPEMTVLVGGLRVLGANHQRSSAGVLTKTPESLTNDFFANLLDLGTTWTATSQDANTFEGRDSSTGEVKWTGTRADLVFGSNSELRAVAEVYASDDAKEKFVKDFVAAWDKVMNLDRFDLV, encoded by the coding sequence ATGTCTGAGAACCATGACGCAATCGTCGTAGACGCGAAGACGAACGAGGGCGGAGGTGGCTGCCCGGTCGCGCACGAGCGCGCCGCGCACCCGACCCAGGGCGGTGGAAACCGCCAGTGGTGGCCGGAGCGGCTCAACCTGAAGATCCTCGCCAAGAACCCCGCCGTGGCCAACCCGCTCGGCGAGGAGTTCGACTACGCCGAGGCGTTCAACAACCTCGATCTCGCGGCCGTGAAGCGGGACATCGCCGCGGTCCTGACGGACTCGCAGGACTGGTGGCCGGCCGACTTCGGCAACTACGGCCCGTTCATGATCCGTATGGCGTGGCACAGCGCGGGCACCTACCGCATCAGCGACGGCCGCGGCGGCGCCGGTGCCGGGCAGCAGCGCTTCGCCCCCCTCAACAGCTGGCCGGACAACGGCAACCTCGACAAGGCCCGCCGCCTGCTGTGGCCGGTGAAGAAGAAGTACGGCCAGAACATCTCCTGGGCCGACCTCATGATCCTGACCGGCAACGTCGCCCTGGAGTCGATGGGCTTCGAGACCTTCGGCTTCGCCGGCGGCCGCGCGGACGTGTGGGAGCCCGACGAGGACGTCTACTGGGGTCCCGAGACGACCTGGCTCGACGACGAGCGCTACACCGGCGACCGCGAGCTGGAAAACCCGCTCGGCGCGGTCCAGATGGGCCTGATCTACGTCAACCCCGAGGGCCCGAACGGCACCCCCGACCCGCTCGCCGCGGCGCGCGACATCCGTGAGACGTTCCGTCGCATGGCGATGAACGACGAGGAGACGGTCGCCCTCATCGCGGGTGGTCACACCTTCGGCAAGACCCACGGCGCGGGCCCGGCGGACCACGTCGGCAACGACCCCGAGGCCGCGTCCATCGAGCAGCAGGGTCTGGGCTGGAGCAACACCTTCGGCACCGGCAAGGGCGGGGACACGATCACCAGCGGCCTTGAGGGCATCTGGACGAACACCCCGGTGACCTGGGACAACACCTTCTTCGACATCCTCTTCGGATACGAGTGGGAGCTGTTCAAGAGCCCGGCGGGCGCGCACCAGTGGCGGCCGAAGGACAACGGCGGGGCGGGCACCGTTCCCGACGCGCACGACGCGTCCAAGAGCCACGCGCCGACGATGCTGACGACCGACCTGTCGCTGCGCGTCGACCCGGCGTACGAGCAGATCTCGCGGCGCTTCCACGAGAACCCGGCCGCGTTCGCGGACGCCTTCGCCCGCGCGTGGTTCAAGCTGACGCACCGTGACATGGGTCCGGTCGTGCGCTACCTCGGCCCGGAGGTCCCCTCCGAGACGCTGCTGTGGCAGGACCCGCTCCCGTCGGTGACGCACGCGCTCGTCGACGCGGACGACGTCGCCGACCTCAAGCGTCGGGTCCTCGCCTCGGACCTGTCGGTGTCCGCGCTGGTGTCCGCGGCGTGGGCGTCCGCCTCGTCGTTCCGCGGCAGCGACAAGCGCGGTGGCGCCAACGGTGCGCGCGTCCGCCTCGAACCGCAGAGCGGCTGGGAGGTCAACAACCCCGACGAGCTGGCGACGGTACTGCGCACGCTGGAGGGCGTCCGGGAGACCTTCAACTCCGCCCGGTCCGGCGGCAAGCAGGTCTCGCTCGCCGACCTGATCGTGCTGGCCGGCGGCGCGGCCGTCGAACAGGCCGCCAAGAACGCGGGCTTCGACGTGCGGGTGCCCTTCACCCCGGGCCGGGTGGACGCGTCCCAGGAGCAGACGGACGTGGAGTCGTTCGCGGCCCTGGAGCCGACCGCGGACGGCTTCCGCAACTACCTCGGCAAGGGCAACCGGCTGCCGGCCGAGTACCTGCTCATCGACCGGGCGAACCTGTTGACGCTGAGCGCGCCCGAGATGACGGTCCTCGTGGGTGGGCTCCGCGTGCTCGGCGCGAACCACCAGCGGTCGTCGGCGGGCGTCCTCACCAAGACGCCCGAGTCGCTGACGAACGACTTCTTCGCCAACCTGCTCGACCTGGGCACCACGTGGACGGCGACGTCCCAGGACGCGAACACCTTCGAGGGTCGCGACTCCTCCACGGGTGAGGTCAAGTGGACCGGTACCCGCGCCGACCTCGTCTTCGGCTCGAACTCCGAGCTGCGCGCGGTCGCGGAGGTCTACGCGAGCGACGACGCGAAGGAGAAGTTCGTGAAGGACTTCGTCGCCGCGTGGGACAAGGTGATGAACCTGGACCGGTTCGACCTCGTCTGA
- a CDS encoding FUSC family protein: MAAPRPRFASALGSTVREWRGVYLAREGSGRYDWHLAVAMALMVGAPVLVGAATGWPREAGVVSLGAWFTSLAVPKATAADRVRQAAFRTVLLTTTTAVGLLAGDLLWTVLLVSAVLCLLSPLTDVGVTPLITLVMAVGPQSVPDTGPHLLLFAGGSAWAGAVLLVPLLGGTYAAPTAGPRPARRGVGESLAALRGAAREGNPRLRYAVRICVCFTVAYAGLTWLDVPHASWALVGILTTLRPSWGATRTRITKRLIGLCLGCVLTVVLLALTSGRPVAAAIAITVCGGIARPMRGWNYGFWPVFGTPVLILLTETHAHVVWSDVLQRLTNNALGALLAAVTVLFVWPAREERRLPERLQTLLETHARFLERVATVVEYGPPPARERRVRAAQAASADLRTALDRLRGPHPDAVAAVVAADRLRGAITPLRPYATSGLSAPDLRTAASHLDVTAAGLTSLEFDATGRSATGALDSARAAVGAGAA, from the coding sequence ATGGCCGCTCCCCGCCCCCGTTTCGCTTCCGCGCTCGGCTCGACGGTCCGCGAGTGGCGCGGGGTGTACCTCGCGCGTGAGGGTTCCGGCCGCTACGACTGGCACCTCGCCGTCGCCATGGCCCTGATGGTCGGCGCGCCGGTCCTGGTGGGGGCGGCCACGGGGTGGCCGCGGGAGGCCGGCGTCGTCTCCCTCGGCGCCTGGTTCACCTCGCTGGCGGTGCCGAAGGCAACGGCCGCCGATCGGGTTCGGCAGGCCGCCTTCCGTACGGTCCTGCTCACGACCACCACCGCCGTCGGGCTGCTCGCCGGGGACCTGCTCTGGACGGTGCTGCTCGTCTCGGCCGTCCTGTGCCTGCTGTCGCCGCTGACCGATGTGGGCGTCACCCCGCTGATCACGCTGGTGATGGCCGTGGGACCGCAGTCGGTCCCGGACACGGGCCCCCACCTGCTGCTCTTCGCGGGCGGTTCGGCGTGGGCCGGCGCGGTCCTGCTCGTGCCGCTCCTCGGCGGGACCTACGCGGCGCCGACCGCCGGGCCCCGCCCGGCCCGCCGCGGCGTCGGCGAGAGCCTCGCCGCGCTCCGCGGGGCGGCGCGCGAGGGGAACCCGCGACTGCGCTACGCCGTACGGATCTGCGTGTGTTTCACCGTCGCCTACGCAGGACTGACCTGGCTGGACGTGCCGCACGCCTCCTGGGCGCTCGTCGGCATCCTCACGACCCTGCGACCCAGTTGGGGCGCCACCCGCACCAGGATCACGAAGCGACTCATCGGGCTGTGCCTCGGTTGCGTCCTGACCGTCGTCCTGCTCGCCCTCACCTCGGGCCGACCGGTCGCCGCGGCGATCGCGATCACCGTGTGCGGTGGCATCGCCCGGCCCATGCGGGGCTGGAACTACGGCTTCTGGCCCGTCTTCGGCACACCGGTACTGATCCTGTTGACCGAGACCCATGCCCATGTGGTGTGGAGCGACGTGCTCCAGCGCCTCACGAACAACGCCCTGGGGGCCCTGCTCGCCGCCGTGACCGTTCTGTTCGTGTGGCCCGCCCGCGAGGAGCGCCGGTTGCCCGAGCGGTTGCAGACCCTGCTGGAGACCCACGCCCGTTTCCTGGAGCGCGTGGCGACGGTGGTGGAGTACGGGCCTCCGCCGGCGCGGGAGCGGCGGGTACGGGCCGCGCAGGCGGCGAGCGCGGACCTGCGCACCGCACTGGACCGGCTGCGCGGGCCGCACCCCGACGCGGTGGCCGCGGTGGTGGCAGCGGACCGGCTCCGCGGCGCGATCACGCCGCTCCGCCCGTACGCGACCTCCGGCCTCTCGGCGCCCGACCTGCGCACGGCCGCCAGCCACCTCGACGTCACGGCGGCGGGCCTGACGTCGCTGGAGTTCGACGCGACGGGCCGATCGGCGACCGGCGCCCTGGATTCGGCGCGCGCGGCCGTCGGGGCGGGCGCCGCGTAG
- a CDS encoding C40 family peptidase yields MVPAHAAAAEVAPAYGNKALAVAASKEGAPYARGATGPERFDCSGLMLYAFRQAGKKLPRTAEQQYAHTRPVPSVQRAAGDLVFFPKGSTVGHVGIYAGNDKLWHAPRPGASVRLERIWTGNVRYGRAT; encoded by the coding sequence GTGGTTCCGGCGCACGCGGCCGCCGCCGAGGTGGCCCCCGCCTACGGCAACAAGGCATTGGCCGTGGCGGCTTCCAAAGAGGGCGCACCGTACGCGCGCGGCGCGACGGGCCCCGAACGCTTCGACTGCTCCGGATTGATGCTCTACGCCTTCCGGCAGGCCGGCAAGAAACTGCCACGCACCGCCGAGCAGCAGTACGCACACACCCGGCCCGTCCCTTCCGTCCAACGCGCGGCAGGAGACCTGGTGTTCTTCCCCAAGGGCTCGACCGTGGGACACGTCGGCATCTACGCCGGCAACGACAAACTCTGGCACGCGCCGCGTCCGGGCGCCTCGGTGCGCCTGGAACGCATCTGGACCGGCAACGTCCGCTACGGCCGGGCCACATGA
- the argG gene encoding argininosuccinate synthase — MSKVLTSLPAGERVGIAFSGGLDTSVAVAWMRDKGAVPCTYTADIGQYDEPDIGSVPGRAQAYGAEVARLVDCRAALVEEGLAALACGAFHIRSGGRAYFNTTPLGRAVTGTLLVRAMVEDDVQIWGDGSTFKGNDIERFYRYGLLANPHLRIYKPWLDAAFVSELGGRKEMSEWLVAHGLPYRDSTEKAYSTDANIWGATHEAKTLEHLDTGVESVEPIMGVRFWDPSVEIAAEDVTIGFDQGRPVTINGKEFSSPVDLVMEANAIGGRHGIGMSDQIENRIIEAKSRGIYEAPGMALLHAAYERLVNAIHNEDTVAQYHNEGRRLGRLMYEGRWLDPQALMVRESLQRWVGSAVTGEVTLRLRRGEDYSLLNTTGPAFSYHPDKLSMERTEDSAFGPVDRIGQLTMRNLDIADSRAKLEQYAGLGIVGTARPALVGAAQAAATGLIGSMPEGGAEAIASRGEVSGDDELLDRAAMEFGTD; from the coding sequence ATGTCTAAGGTTCTCACCTCCCTGCCCGCCGGCGAGCGCGTCGGCATCGCCTTCTCGGGCGGCCTCGACACCTCGGTCGCGGTCGCGTGGATGCGCGACAAGGGTGCCGTCCCGTGCACCTACACCGCCGACATCGGCCAGTACGACGAGCCCGACATCGGCTCGGTGCCCGGGCGGGCGCAGGCCTACGGGGCCGAGGTCGCGCGCCTGGTCGACTGCCGTGCGGCTCTGGTCGAGGAAGGCCTGGCCGCGCTCGCCTGCGGCGCGTTCCACATCCGCTCCGGCGGCCGTGCCTACTTCAACACCACCCCGCTCGGCCGCGCCGTCACCGGCACGCTGCTGGTCAGGGCGATGGTCGAGGACGACGTACAGATCTGGGGCGACGGCTCCACGTTCAAGGGCAACGACATCGAGCGGTTCTACCGCTACGGCCTGCTCGCCAACCCCCACCTGCGCATCTACAAGCCGTGGCTCGACGCCGCCTTCGTCTCCGAGTTGGGTGGACGCAAGGAGATGTCGGAGTGGCTGGTCGCCCACGGGCTTCCCTACCGGGACAGCACCGAGAAGGCGTACTCGACCGACGCCAACATCTGGGGCGCCACCCACGAGGCCAAGACGCTGGAGCACCTGGACACCGGCGTGGAGTCCGTGGAGCCGATCATGGGCGTGCGGTTCTGGGACCCCTCGGTCGAGATCGCCGCCGAGGACGTGACGATCGGCTTCGACCAGGGCCGTCCGGTGACGATCAACGGCAAGGAGTTCTCCTCGCCGGTCGACCTGGTGATGGAGGCCAACGCGATCGGCGGCCGGCACGGCATCGGCATGTCGGACCAGATCGAGAACCGGATCATCGAGGCGAAGAGCCGCGGCATCTACGAGGCTCCCGGCATGGCCCTGCTGCACGCCGCGTACGAGCGCCTCGTCAACGCGATCCACAACGAGGACACCGTCGCCCAGTACCACAACGAGGGTCGGCGCCTCGGCCGGCTCATGTACGAGGGCCGCTGGCTGGACCCGCAGGCCCTCATGGTCCGCGAGTCGCTCCAGCGCTGGGTCGGCTCCGCGGTCACCGGCGAGGTGACCCTGCGGCTGCGGCGCGGTGAGGACTACTCGCTCCTCAACACCACGGGCCCGGCCTTCAGCTACCACCCGGACAAGCTCTCCATGGAGCGCACCGAGGACTCGGCGTTCGGCCCGGTGGACCGCATCGGTCAGCTCACGATGCGCAACCTCGACATCGCCGACTCGCGCGCCAAGCTGGAGCAGTACGCGGGTCTCGGGATCGTCGGCACGGCCCGCCCCGCGCTGGTCGGCGCCGCCCAGGCGGCCGCCACCGGCCTGATCGGCAGCATGCCCGAGGGCGGCGCGGAGGCCATCGCCTCGCGTGGTGAGGTCTCCGGCGACGACGAGCTGCTGGACCGCGCCGCGATGGAGTTCGGCACCGACTGA
- a CDS encoding helix-turn-helix domain-containing protein, translating into MLPSLVTWGGAVLLLDLATVAPAERVAAFHHTLTDDSVPNHVVHEDGGASIHARMELWQVGGLPLFSTRNSGFTVHRTNLHVRRHRSNPVVSVALQPRGLGRAELAGQRQVFGPDDICVFHELTPRSFGWSGDGASQSLMLDAERLGVPVDTVLRAGFQLRASPLYDLVLNHLRGLWRDPGRLEGDPGAPALANATVELVRALLLSAGAGERAPETRQAMDDTLASRVLAHARRHLTDGDLTPERLAAEHAVSVRQLYAVLSREGISLEQWLITERLALARRMLASARYTGLTVAAVAARCGFAGASHFSRRFQAAYGLTPSEWRRSHLPG; encoded by the coding sequence ATGCTTCCCTCGCTGGTCACATGGGGGGGCGCCGTGCTGCTGTTGGATCTGGCCACCGTGGCACCGGCCGAGCGGGTGGCGGCCTTCCACCACACGCTGACCGACGATTCGGTGCCCAACCACGTGGTCCACGAGGACGGCGGGGCGTCCATCCACGCGCGGATGGAGCTGTGGCAGGTCGGCGGCCTCCCGCTGTTCTCCACGCGGAACTCGGGTTTCACGGTGCACCGCACGAACCTGCACGTGCGCCGGCACCGCAGCAACCCGGTGGTGTCCGTCGCCCTCCAGCCGCGCGGACTCGGCCGGGCCGAACTCGCCGGGCAGCGCCAGGTGTTCGGACCGGACGACATCTGCGTGTTCCACGAACTGACACCGCGGTCCTTCGGTTGGTCCGGCGACGGGGCCTCGCAGTCGCTGATGTTGGACGCCGAGCGGCTCGGCGTCCCGGTCGACACCGTGCTGCGGGCCGGTTTCCAACTGCGCGCCAGCCCCCTGTACGACCTGGTCCTGAACCACCTGCGCGGACTCTGGCGGGACCCCGGACGGCTGGAGGGTGACCCCGGCGCCCCGGCACTGGCGAACGCCACCGTCGAACTCGTCCGTGCGCTGCTGCTCTCGGCCGGCGCGGGCGAGCGGGCACCGGAGACCAGGCAGGCCATGGACGACACCCTGGCATCCCGCGTCCTGGCGCATGCCCGTCGCCACCTCACCGACGGGGACCTCACCCCTGAGCGCCTCGCCGCCGAACACGCGGTCTCCGTACGCCAGTTGTACGCGGTCCTCAGCCGTGAGGGCATCAGCCTGGAACAGTGGCTCATCACCGAACGCCTCGCGCTGGCACGACGGATGCTCGCCTCCGCCCGGTACACGGGTCTCACCGTCGCCGCGGTCGCCGCCCGCTGCGGGTTCGCCGGGGCGAGTCACTTCAGCCGCAGGTTCCAGGCCGCGTACGGACTGACTCCCAGCGAGTGGCGCAGGTCTCACCTTCCCGGTTGA
- a CDS encoding alpha/beta hydrolase: MNNDDEVARPGPVLERQVRAFVRCHACPTERDGLDIAASRARMSDLWDGGDAPHEPDVVEEWLAVPGPAGRRIRVRILRPADSDGPLPVVLYLHGVGWMLTDAHAHRQLVTDLVLGADAAVVIPEYDDPGDARHPGAVEQAHTVARWIAGQGGECGLDGTRMAVIGVSAGAHHAAALTLLANRSGGPRFLQQVLVCPATDAAMDTPSYEEFAEGYFLGRAAMRDYWERYAPDAETRAQRAVSPLRASSEQLRGLPAALVLTAEADVLRDEGEAYAARLREADVPVVSVRYHGTIHGFVLFDLLRGTHAARAARIQITDTLHIALHQPGR, from the coding sequence GTGAACAACGACGACGAGGTCGCCCGGCCGGGACCCGTTCTCGAACGCCAGGTTCGGGCCTTCGTGCGGTGCCACGCGTGCCCGACGGAACGCGACGGGCTGGACATCGCGGCCTCGCGCGCCCGCATGTCGGACCTCTGGGACGGCGGCGACGCGCCACACGAACCCGACGTCGTGGAGGAGTGGCTGGCCGTCCCGGGTCCGGCGGGCCGGCGGATCCGCGTACGGATCCTGCGCCCGGCCGACAGCGACGGACCCCTGCCCGTGGTCCTCTACCTGCACGGAGTGGGCTGGATGCTGACCGACGCCCACGCGCACCGGCAACTGGTCACCGACCTCGTCCTCGGCGCCGATGCCGCCGTGGTCATCCCCGAGTACGACGATCCGGGCGACGCACGCCACCCCGGCGCCGTCGAGCAGGCCCACACCGTCGCGCGTTGGATCGCCGGTCAGGGGGGCGAGTGCGGTCTGGACGGGACCAGGATGGCCGTGATCGGCGTCAGCGCCGGCGCGCACCACGCGGCGGCCCTCACCCTGCTGGCGAACCGGTCCGGCGGGCCGCGCTTCCTCCAGCAGGTCCTGGTGTGCCCGGCGACCGACGCCGCGATGGACACCCCCTCCTACGAGGAGTTCGCCGAGGGGTACTTCCTGGGCCGCGCCGCGATGCGGGACTACTGGGAGCGGTACGCACCCGACGCCGAGACCCGCGCGCAGCGTGCCGTCTCCCCGCTCAGGGCGTCGAGCGAACAGCTCAGGGGGCTGCCGGCGGCGCTGGTCCTCACCGCGGAGGCCGACGTGCTGCGCGACGAGGGTGAGGCGTACGCGGCGCGGCTGAGGGAGGCGGACGTCCCCGTGGTGTCGGTCCGCTACCACGGCACGATCCACGGATTCGTCCTCTTCGACCTGCTCCGCGGCACGCACGCCGCACGCGCGGCCCGCATCCAGATCACGGACACCCTGCACATCGCCCTGCATCAACCGGGAAGGTGA
- a CDS encoding helix-turn-helix domain-containing protein produces the protein MRALTAPAAPPDADAERNTDGAADLARWLAPVSAGSWPDGPEGDAPRCRGFGYLRLLDWQAAPAQLSRTPRTVLREPLDAVAVVLPRHGTASVTQDGRGATVGAGELTLIDLRRPFALERAPGASVLLCRLPAHALGLSMAALRPVLGRVVPVGGDGVAGLLGPLLHGLGASTDTMPVPVGERLGGVVTEFVAALVNEWTEEPQEGNGPACPGREALLRSVREHIDRHLGDPDLSPERIAAAHGISVRYLHRLFEAEDITVGRLVHQRRVEQCERELSRRGRVSPSISAVAQRWGFRSPAHFSRAFKAVYGHSPRQWRAAALDAADSPPPPPRA, from the coding sequence GTGCGTGCTCTCACCGCACCCGCCGCACCGCCGGATGCCGACGCGGAGCGGAACACGGACGGCGCCGCCGACCTCGCGCGCTGGTTGGCGCCCGTATCGGCCGGCTCCTGGCCGGACGGGCCCGAGGGCGACGCCCCCCGATGTCGCGGCTTCGGATACCTGCGCCTGCTCGACTGGCAGGCGGCGCCCGCACAGCTGAGTCGTACACCGCGGACGGTGTTGCGGGAACCCCTGGACGCCGTCGCCGTCGTACTGCCCCGGCACGGCACGGCCTCCGTCACCCAGGACGGCCGCGGCGCCACCGTCGGAGCGGGCGAACTGACCCTGATCGACCTGCGCCGGCCGTTCGCCCTGGAGCGCGCCCCAGGAGCGTCGGTACTGCTCTGCCGGCTGCCGGCGCACGCCCTGGGTCTCTCGATGGCGGCCCTGCGCCCCGTCCTCGGGCGCGTCGTGCCGGTCGGTGGGGACGGTGTGGCGGGCTTGCTGGGGCCCCTGTTGCACGGTCTCGGCGCGTCGACCGACACGATGCCCGTGCCGGTGGGCGAGCGACTGGGCGGTGTCGTCACGGAGTTCGTGGCCGCGCTCGTGAACGAGTGGACCGAGGAGCCGCAGGAGGGGAACGGTCCCGCCTGCCCGGGGCGTGAGGCGCTGCTCCGCTCCGTCCGGGAGCACATCGATCGTCACCTCGGCGACCCGGACCTGTCCCCGGAGCGCATAGCCGCGGCCCACGGCATCTCGGTGCGCTACCTGCACCGGCTCTTCGAGGCGGAGGACATCACGGTGGGCAGGCTGGTCCACCAGCGGCGCGTCGAACAGTGCGAGCGGGAGCTGAGCCGGCGCGGTCGGGTGAGCCCGTCCATCTCGGCGGTGGCCCAGCGCTGGGGGTTCCGCAGCCCGGCGCACTTCAGCCGGGCCTTCAAGGCCGTGTACGGGCACTCGCCCCGCCAGTGGCGGGCGGCCGCCCTCGACGCCGCGGATTCCCCGCCCCCACCCCCGCGCGCGTGA
- a CDS encoding helix-turn-helix domain-containing protein, producing the protein MSRTTGADRSQTHTSADGLADTGPAPDGASLAEAFVPLVLTDGEAARFSGRVDSRTLGFLHVSTVRGPAGSGLALEASAVPGGHLLLGVLSDGRARLVPGTGQGTSPAGEGDPEGALRPSDLFVLDGAEPFALHAYEDFRLHLVRIPRGSLAVTGERIRDLVRRDLPLRGPVAPLLGPLLRTLAEKAPGYSARTALHLAGNVAELVAALAVETDDRGARPGRRHEREELTRRLRAHIDESLWDRGLSPVTVAAAHHVSIRYLHKLFSEHDSTVGRWIQHRRLEEARRELARPGRTDTGVAVVAGRWGFASAAHFSRSFRTAYGMSPSAWRDSRVRPPGNTAG; encoded by the coding sequence ATGTCCCGAACCACCGGAGCGGATCGGTCGCAGACGCACACGAGCGCGGACGGGCTCGCGGACACGGGCCCCGCACCGGACGGGGCGAGCCTGGCCGAGGCCTTCGTCCCCCTGGTGCTCACCGACGGCGAGGCCGCCCGTTTCAGCGGCCGGGTCGACTCCCGCACGCTGGGCTTCCTCCACGTGAGCACGGTCCGGGGTCCGGCCGGGTCCGGCCTCGCCCTGGAAGCCTCGGCGGTGCCCGGCGGGCACCTCCTCCTGGGTGTCCTCTCGGACGGTCGGGCGCGGTTGGTCCCCGGCACCGGCCAGGGCACATCCCCCGCCGGGGAAGGAGACCCGGAGGGGGCGCTGCGGCCGTCGGACCTGTTCGTCCTGGACGGCGCGGAGCCGTTCGCCCTCCACGCGTACGAGGACTTCCGCCTGCACCTCGTGCGGATCCCGCGCGGCTCCCTCGCCGTCACCGGTGAGCGGATCCGTGACCTGGTCCGCCGTGACCTGCCCCTGCGCGGCCCGGTGGCCCCGCTGCTCGGGCCCCTGCTGCGGACCCTGGCCGAGAAGGCCCCGGGGTACTCGGCGCGCACGGCCCTGCACCTGGCCGGCAACGTCGCCGAACTCGTCGCCGCCCTGGCGGTGGAGACGGACGATCGCGGGGCACGGCCGGGACGGCGGCACGAGCGCGAGGAGCTCACCCGCCGGCTGCGCGCCCACATCGACGAGTCCCTCTGGGACCGCGGACTGTCACCCGTGACCGTCGCCGCCGCACACCACGTGTCGATCCGCTACCTGCACAAGCTCTTCTCGGAGCACGACAGCACGGTCGGGCGCTGGATCCAGCACCGCCGACTGGAGGAGGCGCGCCGGGAACTGGCCCGGCCCGGACGGACCGACACCGGCGTGGCCGTCGTCGCCGGTCGCTGGGGGTTCGCCAGCGCGGCCCACTTCAGTCGCAGTTTCCGTACGGCGTACGGAATGTCGCCGAGCGCCTGGCGGGACTCCCGGGTCCGGCCGCCGGGGAACACCGCCGGCTGA